The following are from one region of the Thermococcus cleftensis genome:
- a CDS encoding DUF3201 domain-containing protein: protein MNVREIHEFLNAMWEGIFTLNDELKRELPEKGFKVEDVEEVFGAYVFLDGEWRPMNYPHPAFEVKPQIEVGATPESYYLVVAVPRERISENFVGLFLELFPRSFIYGSEDFLSDVYNWRRDGRVSPTEILERIEKSDEKVFQFEANFGSVGALKKGLLRLIDIGKRFEIFDL from the coding sequence ATGAACGTCAGAGAGATTCACGAGTTCCTCAACGCGATGTGGGAGGGCATTTTCACGCTCAACGATGAGCTCAAGCGCGAGCTGCCGGAGAAGGGATTCAAGGTAGAGGACGTGGAGGAGGTCTTCGGGGCCTACGTATTCCTCGACGGCGAGTGGAGGCCCATGAACTACCCCCACCCAGCTTTTGAGGTAAAGCCCCAGATAGAGGTGGGCGCAACGCCTGAGAGCTACTACCTCGTCGTGGCAGTTCCCAGGGAGAGAATAAGCGAGAACTTCGTCGGCCTCTTCCTCGAGCTCTTCCCCAGGAGCTTCATCTACGGGAGCGAGGACTTCCTGAGCGACGTCTACAACTGGAGGCGCGACGGGAGGGTTTCCCCGACCGAGATACTTGAGAGGATCGAGAAGAGCGACGAGAAGGTTTTCCAGTTCGAGGCGAACTTTGGAAGCGTCGGGGCGCTGAAGAAGGGCCTCCTGAGGCTCATAGACATCGGGAAGCGCTTCGAAATATTCGACCTCTGA
- a CDS encoding NAD(+) kinase has translation MKFGVVARRDKMEALKLAYRVYDFLKVSGYEVFVDRETYEHLREFREEDVLPLEDFDVDFIVVIGGDGTILRVEHRTRKEIPILGINMGTLGFLTEVEPHEAFFALSKLIEGDYHIDERIKLRTYLDGENRVPDALNEAAVLTGIPGKIIHLRYYIDGGLADEIRADGLIISTPTGSTGYAMSAGGPFVDPRLDVIVIAPLAPIALSSRPMIVPSYSTIDVRNLAVTREIILAIDGQFYTYLEPETDIRIKLSPRRAKFVRFTNEVYPKYTMRIKKKF, from the coding sequence ATGAAGTTCGGCGTCGTGGCGAGAAGGGACAAGATGGAGGCCTTAAAGCTGGCCTACCGCGTGTACGACTTCCTCAAGGTCAGCGGTTACGAGGTCTTCGTGGACAGGGAAACCTACGAGCACCTGAGGGAGTTCAGGGAAGAGGACGTCCTCCCGCTCGAGGACTTCGACGTGGACTTCATAGTGGTCATAGGCGGGGACGGAACGATACTTAGGGTTGAACATAGAACAAGGAAAGAGATACCGATACTTGGGATAAACATGGGCACTCTCGGCTTTCTCACCGAGGTTGAGCCCCATGAAGCCTTTTTTGCACTAAGCAAGCTCATAGAGGGCGATTACCACATAGACGAGCGCATAAAGCTGAGAACTTATCTCGACGGTGAGAACAGGGTTCCCGATGCCCTCAACGAGGCCGCGGTGCTGACGGGAATTCCCGGCAAGATAATCCACCTGAGGTACTACATCGACGGCGGCCTGGCGGACGAGATAAGGGCCGACGGTCTGATAATCTCGACGCCGACTGGCTCGACGGGCTACGCCATGAGCGCGGGCGGCCCCTTCGTGGACCCCAGGCTGGACGTCATAGTGATAGCCCCCCTTGCACCGATAGCGCTGAGCTCAAGGCCGATGATAGTGCCCTCATACAGCACGATAGACGTTAGAAACCTGGCGGTAACGAGGGAGATAATCCTCGCCATCGACGGTCAGTTCTACACCTACCTCGAACCGGAGACAGACATAAGGATAAAGCTCTCTCCAAGGCGGGCCAAGTTCGTGCGCTTCACCAACGAGGTGTACCCCAAGTACACGATGAGAATCAAGAAGAAGTTCTGA
- a CDS encoding RsmB/NOP family class I SAM-dependent RNA methyltransferase: MAQSYEEAFPAELREYYRKLFGKEAEEIMASLRTPVEKYYIRVNTLKTSREKLMRILRREGLKPKRSPYLKEGIYFEREGPNFPDDHEPGLPVVRANKFAAESVYQGAMLYAPGVLQADKKIKPGDEVEIRDPRGLLVGIGIARMSAKEMVVSTRGLAVEVTLPKFRLPSLSELESFKEGLFYAQSLPSMVVAHVLEPGEEELIVDMAAAPGGKTSHIAQLMQNRGEIIAMDKSKNRLKKMEGELERLGVKNVKPIHMDSRRLPELGIEADKILLDAPCTALGIRPKLWESRTPKDIEATARYQRHFINAAIKSLRRGGVLVYSTCTLSYEENEANVKYVMSKGLKLEEQSLFIGSSGMGIDEVQRFYPNRHLTQGFFIARFRKV, translated from the coding sequence ATGGCCCAAAGCTACGAGGAGGCCTTCCCGGCGGAGCTGAGGGAGTATTACCGAAAGCTCTTTGGTAAAGAGGCCGAGGAGATAATGGCCTCGCTCAGGACGCCGGTGGAGAAGTACTACATTCGCGTTAACACCCTCAAGACGAGCAGGGAGAAGCTCATGCGAATCCTCAGGAGGGAGGGGCTAAAGCCGAAGAGAAGCCCCTACCTCAAGGAGGGGATATACTTCGAGAGAGAAGGCCCCAACTTTCCCGATGACCACGAACCGGGCCTTCCGGTGGTGAGGGCCAACAAGTTCGCGGCGGAGAGCGTCTACCAGGGGGCGATGCTCTACGCGCCAGGGGTTCTGCAGGCGGACAAGAAAATCAAGCCCGGCGACGAGGTCGAGATAAGGGACCCGAGGGGACTGCTCGTCGGGATAGGCATCGCCAGAATGAGCGCCAAGGAGATGGTGGTCTCGACGAGGGGCCTGGCGGTGGAGGTCACCCTGCCAAAGTTCAGGCTTCCGAGCCTCAGCGAGCTTGAGAGCTTTAAGGAGGGCCTCTTCTACGCCCAGAGCTTACCGTCAATGGTGGTCGCGCACGTTCTGGAGCCGGGCGAGGAGGAGCTTATCGTGGATATGGCGGCCGCTCCCGGAGGAAAGACCAGCCACATCGCCCAGCTGATGCAGAACAGGGGCGAGATAATAGCGATGGACAAGTCCAAGAACAGGTTGAAAAAGATGGAGGGGGAGCTGGAGAGGCTTGGGGTTAAAAACGTCAAGCCAATACACATGGACTCCAGGAGGCTCCCCGAGCTGGGAATCGAGGCGGACAAGATACTGCTCGACGCACCGTGCACCGCTTTGGGAATAAGACCGAAGCTGTGGGAGAGCAGGACGCCAAAGGACATCGAGGCCACCGCACGCTACCAGAGGCACTTCATAAACGCCGCCATAAAGTCCCTCCGGAGGGGCGGCGTTCTGGTCTACTCGACCTGCACCCTCAGCTACGAGGAGAACGAGGCCAACGTAAAGTACGTCATGAGCAAAGGTTTAAAGCTCGAAGAGCAGAGCCTATTCATAGGTTCGAGCGGTATGGGAATTGACGAGGTTCAGCGCTTCTACCCCAACAGGCACCTGACCCAGGGCTTCTTCATAGCCCGATTTAGGAAGGTGTAG
- the tpiA gene encoding triose-phosphate isomerase, which produces MAKLREPIIAINFKTYAQATGEGALRIAKAAEKVWKETGITIVVAPQLADLYRIAQEVEIPVFAQHIDPIKPGSHTGHVLPEAVKEAGAVGTLLNHSENRMVLADLEAAIRRAEEVGLMTMVCSNNPTVSAAVAALGPDYVAVEPPELIGTGIPVSKAKPEVITNTVELVKRVNPDVKVLTGAGISTGEDVKKALELGSVGVLLASGVTKAKDPEKAIRDLVSLIL; this is translated from the coding sequence ATGGCGAAGCTGAGGGAGCCGATCATAGCGATTAACTTCAAGACCTACGCCCAGGCGACGGGTGAAGGGGCTTTAAGGATAGCCAAGGCGGCAGAGAAGGTGTGGAAGGAGACCGGCATAACCATCGTCGTTGCCCCGCAGCTGGCAGACCTCTACCGGATAGCCCAGGAGGTCGAGATCCCGGTCTTTGCCCAGCACATCGACCCGATAAAGCCCGGAAGCCACACCGGCCACGTTCTGCCGGAGGCCGTGAAGGAAGCCGGAGCGGTGGGAACGCTCCTCAACCACTCCGAGAACAGAATGGTCCTGGCGGATCTTGAGGCGGCCATAAGGCGCGCCGAGGAAGTTGGGCTAATGACGATGGTCTGCTCCAACAACCCGACCGTTTCAGCGGCGGTGGCGGCACTCGGCCCGGACTACGTTGCCGTCGAGCCGCCTGAACTGATAGGGACTGGGATCCCGGTCAGCAAGGCGAAGCCCGAGGTCATAACCAACACGGTCGAGCTGGTTAAAAGAGTCAATCCAGACGTGAAGGTTCTCACGGGCGCGGGAATAAGCACGGGCGAGGACGTCAAGAAGGCTTTGGAGCTCGGAAGCGTCGGCGTTCTTCTCGCAAGCGGAGTAACCAAGGCCAAGGACCCGGAGAAGGCGATAAGGGATCTAGTGTCTCTGATTCTCTGA
- a CDS encoding HhH-GPD family protein: METPDENTELIEFFVNSLLSWYYQNGRNFPWRETRDPYRILVAELMLQRTKASQVVPVYLEFIKEFPDVLSLSRASPERIREYFSRLGLEWRAEKVLALAKILAEKYEGRIPCDRKELLSLPGIGQYISAAVLSFACDVPVAVVDSNVVRVLSRYFGVTPKGEGRRDRKILGLASKILPKHSHREYNFAIIDFAALICTPKKPKCKRCPLREKCSNKLL, from the coding sequence TTGGAAACGCCAGATGAAAATACTGAGTTAATTGAGTTTTTTGTTAATTCCCTGCTATCTTGGTATTATCAGAACGGACGGAACTTTCCGTGGCGTGAGACAAGGGATCCCTATCGAATACTTGTCGCTGAGCTCATGCTCCAGCGCACCAAGGCTTCCCAAGTTGTACCGGTTTATCTTGAATTCATAAAAGAATTTCCGGATGTATTATCCCTTTCAAGGGCATCCCCGGAGAGAATTAGAGAATATTTCTCGAGACTCGGGCTGGAATGGAGGGCAGAAAAAGTTCTGGCTTTGGCAAAGATTCTTGCCGAAAAATATGAAGGCAGGATCCCATGTGATAGAAAGGAACTGTTATCTCTTCCTGGCATAGGACAGTACATTTCCGCCGCTGTTCTGAGCTTTGCATGTGATGTACCCGTTGCGGTGGTTGATTCCAATGTTGTGAGAGTTCTCAGTCGCTATTTTGGGGTAACACCCAAAGGAGAAGGAAGACGTGATAGAAAAATACTTGGACTTGCTTCAAAGATTCTACCAAAGCACTCCCATAGAGAGTACAATTTTGCAATAATAGACTTTGCTGCTCTGATATGTACTCCCAAAAAACCAAAATGCAAAAGGTGCCCATTACGTGAAAAGTGTTCCAATAAGTTATTATGA
- a CDS encoding lysylphosphatidylglycerol synthase transmembrane domain-containing protein, with protein MDKKRIAFFAGALIVIGALINWAGAQGIADILRNSDIEYFLLAIVVYLVTLLAWAMRWKVLLKGLGISAPLLKVFKAIFVGMFFNNISPGAKGLGEFIRVYYLSRETKEPYGPMTASVMMDRMLDLVPIGVMMLFATLYVYSLGETGLTVLIIILDVIMIGFSALVIGLLMSEKKAHSAIWWIYRQYARISPKGAEKRIESFKKIDEVTIPRFQHDFKILAKSKSATLMAVFYSFVYWTLTILRYYLIFLAIKHPIEPIAITVVLVVSMVVGMFAVVPGGAGIIEAVNTAVFIALGIDPQYSVTGVLLERLISYWGPTVIGSFVTAGFKPEGGDLALPAPDRRVLDEDAELEKASRREGL; from the coding sequence ATGGACAAAAAGAGGATCGCCTTCTTCGCCGGTGCGCTTATAGTAATTGGCGCCCTGATAAACTGGGCCGGGGCGCAGGGAATAGCGGACATACTCAGGAACTCCGACATAGAGTACTTCCTCCTAGCAATAGTGGTTTACCTCGTCACCCTCCTCGCCTGGGCGATGAGGTGGAAAGTCCTGCTGAAGGGCCTTGGCATAAGCGCTCCCCTCCTCAAGGTCTTCAAGGCGATATTCGTGGGTATGTTCTTCAACAACATAAGCCCTGGGGCCAAGGGACTGGGGGAGTTCATAAGGGTCTATTACCTCTCCAGGGAGACGAAAGAGCCCTACGGTCCGATGACGGCCAGCGTCATGATGGACCGAATGCTCGACCTCGTCCCGATAGGCGTGATGATGCTCTTCGCGACCCTCTACGTGTACAGCCTTGGAGAAACCGGCCTGACGGTCTTAATTATAATCCTGGACGTCATCATGATAGGCTTCTCCGCCCTCGTCATCGGGCTGCTGATGAGCGAGAAAAAAGCCCACTCGGCCATCTGGTGGATATACCGCCAGTACGCCAGGATATCACCAAAGGGCGCCGAGAAGCGCATTGAAAGTTTTAAGAAGATAGACGAGGTCACAATACCCCGATTCCAGCATGACTTCAAGATACTTGCAAAGAGCAAGTCGGCCACGCTGATGGCTGTTTTCTACTCCTTCGTCTACTGGACTCTCACAATACTCCGCTACTACCTCATCTTCCTGGCCATAAAGCACCCGATAGAACCGATAGCCATAACCGTTGTCCTGGTCGTCTCGATGGTCGTTGGCATGTTCGCCGTCGTTCCTGGAGGGGCTGGAATAATAGAAGCCGTGAACACGGCGGTGTTCATAGCCCTCGGCATAGACCCTCAGTACTCGGTCACCGGGGTTCTCCTGGAGAGGCTCATCTCCTACTGGGGCCCAACGGTCATAGGCTCCTTCGTCACCGCGGGTTTCAAGCCGGAGGGGGGAGATCTGGCCCTCCCAGCCCCCGACCGGCGAGTCCTCGACGAGGACGCTGAGCTTGAAAAAGCCTCCAGGCGTGAGGGATTATGA
- a CDS encoding DUF835 domain-containing protein, giving the protein MGLTVPHVVLLADIVLFLVISYAAVYAIKRIHRYGEPLDRFIIIIAASLFLAAAGRLLDVIDDVTEPDPVIFSAEQVLYFFSIIGVAYGLLSYISSVERRILPAPVKGVGSDDLSPGGYLYTGEGEVQELIASVKAPVLVVTRSPWKYKEFENVQTLWVTQAGEEGVGPTRLHVILEAAVSFMRGGGRLVIIDCLEVLILYNDFSSVFRFLSTLKDYAVSSRSTLLLLVGRDTLREREFKLLAREFQPIKNLREILRTSS; this is encoded by the coding sequence ATGGGGCTGACCGTTCCCCACGTCGTTCTCCTGGCGGACATAGTGCTGTTCTTGGTCATAAGCTATGCTGCCGTCTACGCCATCAAGAGGATACACCGCTACGGGGAGCCTCTGGACAGGTTCATAATAATAATCGCCGCCTCGCTTTTTCTCGCGGCCGCCGGGAGGTTACTTGATGTCATTGATGACGTTACTGAGCCGGATCCAGTGATTTTTTCAGCCGAGCAAGTTCTGTACTTTTTCTCGATAATTGGGGTGGCCTACGGTCTTTTGAGCTACATAAGCAGCGTTGAGCGCAGAATCCTTCCGGCTCCCGTCAAGGGTGTTGGAAGCGACGACCTTTCCCCGGGGGGCTACCTGTACACTGGAGAGGGGGAAGTGCAGGAGCTCATAGCCTCCGTTAAGGCCCCGGTGCTGGTAGTGACGAGGAGCCCCTGGAAGTACAAGGAGTTCGAGAACGTCCAGACGCTCTGGGTTACCCAGGCGGGGGAGGAGGGCGTTGGTCCCACGAGGCTCCACGTCATTCTTGAGGCCGCCGTGAGCTTTATGCGGGGGGGCGGTAGGCTGGTTATAATAGACTGCCTGGAGGTCCTCATTCTTTACAACGACTTCAGCTCGGTTTTCAGGTTTCTCTCCACACTGAAGGATTACGCGGTCAGTTCCCGCTCCACTCTCCTGCTGCTGGTGGGTCGGGATACCTTGAGGGAGCGGGAGTTCAAGCTTCTTGCGAGGGAGTTCCAGCCGATCAAAAACCTCCGGGAGATACTCAGAACTTCTTCTTGA
- a CDS encoding lysylphosphatidylglycerol synthase transmembrane domain-containing protein, whose protein sequence is MDWKKYSLLGLGLVIIILLLWWAGVEDVIEILRTARLDYFLLAVLAYVAAVLMWALRWRVLLNSLGINAPFRTIVAGLFVGVFINNVTPGARGGGEPVRMYYISKKTGEPYGHVFATIMMDRIMDVIPVVVMLLLATAHVYRLGSFSLTLTLFLLDIFFAAITLATVGILLSERKTKGILYWFYRQFGRIMPKKAAKYEEKFVHAVEVSVPQFQENFKLLIKHKKAFFLSLFYSFAFWFLVLLRSYFIFLSINSPIQLLDVMVVQMIGIVVGMFMIIPGGAGIIEAINSAVYVLLGIDKDIAVTATLLERLISYWAPTVIGAGVMTHFGIKVSEERREGKV, encoded by the coding sequence ATGGACTGGAAGAAGTACTCCCTCCTCGGGCTTGGACTGGTGATAATAATCCTGCTCCTTTGGTGGGCTGGCGTAGAGGACGTCATCGAGATACTCCGGACGGCCAGGCTGGACTACTTCCTCCTGGCTGTTCTGGCCTACGTAGCCGCGGTCTTGATGTGGGCCCTCCGCTGGCGGGTTTTGCTCAACAGCCTCGGCATAAACGCCCCCTTCAGGACGATAGTCGCGGGGCTCTTCGTGGGCGTTTTCATAAACAACGTAACGCCGGGGGCAAGGGGGGGTGGCGAGCCCGTCAGAATGTATTACATCTCCAAGAAGACCGGCGAGCCCTACGGCCACGTCTTCGCCACCATAATGATGGACAGGATAATGGACGTCATTCCGGTCGTGGTGATGCTCCTCCTCGCGACGGCCCACGTTTACCGGCTCGGCTCCTTCTCGCTTACCCTGACACTGTTCCTCCTGGACATCTTCTTCGCCGCCATAACCCTCGCCACCGTCGGAATACTGCTGAGCGAGAGGAAGACGAAGGGAATACTCTACTGGTTCTACCGCCAGTTCGGCAGGATAATGCCCAAGAAGGCAGCCAAGTACGAGGAGAAGTTCGTCCACGCGGTGGAGGTAAGCGTGCCCCAGTTCCAGGAGAACTTCAAGCTCCTCATTAAACACAAGAAGGCATTCTTCCTCTCCCTGTTCTACTCCTTCGCCTTCTGGTTCCTCGTCCTGCTCCGCTCCTACTTCATCTTCCTCAGCATAAACAGCCCTATCCAGCTCCTCGATGTGATGGTCGTCCAGATGATAGGTATAGTTGTCGGAATGTTCATGATAATACCCGGGGGAGCCGGGATAATAGAGGCCATAAACTCGGCGGTCTACGTTCTCCTGGGCATAGACAAGGACATAGCCGTAACCGCGACCCTCCTCGAGAGACTCATCTCCTACTGGGCGCCGACGGTTATAGGGGCCGGGGTGATGACCCATTTCGGCATAAAAGTCAGCGAGGAGCGGAGGGAGGGAAAGGTATAA
- a CDS encoding acetate--CoA ligase family protein, with the protein MDFFFYPSSVAVFGSFKEGAIAYEILRNIVEGGFEGRIVPVNPKGGTVEVAGRTLQIRERLDEPVDTAIIAVPARIVPDLIDEIGPLIKGAVVISAGFSEVGNEGLERELVERARRHGVRLIGPNCAGIFGVHGKFFGSFEVRVKPGGLALISQSGAFGGAALAMGNDEGIGFSAFVSYGNAADLNESDFLEYFASDENTKAIALYIEGVKDGRRFLKALRYASARKPVIILKAGKSAGGARAAASHTGSLAGSYEIYRAAFKQAGAIEVEEMEELFDAAKAFEMYSTAGKRVAVITNSGGPGVLATDKLERLGLEMAKLSDETVEELRSFLPPQCSVRNPIDLIADADYERYKRTIEIACKDENVDSLLVICVPPIFIPGEEIAKAVIDANCAKPVVVNFMAGELVREGVKLLEEHGVKNFPTPERAAKALGWLSLR; encoded by the coding sequence ATGGACTTCTTCTTTTATCCATCAAGCGTCGCCGTGTTCGGGTCATTCAAAGAGGGGGCCATAGCGTATGAAATCCTGAGAAACATCGTTGAGGGTGGCTTTGAGGGGAGAATAGTACCTGTCAACCCGAAGGGCGGAACCGTCGAGGTCGCAGGGAGAACCCTCCAAATCCGTGAGAGGCTCGATGAGCCGGTCGATACCGCCATAATCGCGGTTCCAGCTAGGATAGTGCCCGATCTCATCGATGAAATCGGCCCCTTAATCAAGGGCGCCGTGGTGATAAGCGCCGGCTTCTCCGAGGTCGGGAACGAGGGGCTGGAGCGCGAGCTGGTTGAGAGGGCGAGAAGGCACGGCGTTCGCCTGATAGGTCCGAACTGCGCCGGCATCTTCGGCGTCCACGGGAAGTTCTTCGGCTCCTTCGAGGTCCGGGTCAAGCCAGGGGGCTTGGCTCTCATCAGCCAGAGCGGGGCCTTCGGGGGGGCAGCTTTGGCGATGGGCAACGACGAGGGAATAGGCTTTTCCGCCTTTGTAAGCTACGGAAACGCCGCCGATTTAAACGAGAGCGACTTCCTGGAGTACTTTGCCAGCGACGAGAACACGAAGGCCATCGCCCTCTACATCGAGGGCGTCAAGGACGGGAGGCGCTTCCTCAAGGCACTCCGCTACGCGAGTGCCAGAAAACCGGTGATAATCCTCAAGGCGGGGAAGAGCGCTGGCGGTGCCAGGGCGGCCGCTTCCCACACGGGCTCGCTCGCAGGTTCCTACGAAATCTACCGCGCCGCGTTCAAGCAGGCCGGGGCCATAGAGGTCGAGGAGATGGAAGAACTGTTCGATGCGGCTAAGGCCTTCGAGATGTATTCAACTGCCGGAAAGCGGGTGGCCGTCATCACCAACTCCGGCGGACCGGGCGTTCTGGCAACGGACAAGCTCGAGAGGCTCGGCCTTGAGATGGCCAAGCTGAGCGATGAGACCGTCGAGGAGCTTCGCTCCTTCCTCCCGCCCCAGTGCTCCGTTAGGAACCCGATAGACCTCATAGCCGACGCCGACTACGAGCGCTACAAGAGAACCATCGAGATTGCCTGCAAAGACGAGAACGTCGATTCCCTCCTCGTCATCTGCGTGCCGCCCATCTTCATACCGGGCGAGGAGATAGCCAAAGCCGTCATCGACGCCAACTGCGCCAAGCCTGTTGTGGTCAACTTCATGGCCGGCGAGCTGGTCCGGGAAGGCGTAAAGCTCCTTGAGGAGCACGGCGTAAAGAACTTCCCCACGCCGGAGCGCGCGGCCAAAGCCCTGGGGTGGCTATCCCTCCGCTGA
- a CDS encoding bifunctional N(6)-L-threonylcarbamoyladenine synthase/serine/threonine protein kinase: MIALGIEGTAHTLGIGIVTEEKVLANVFHTLTTEKGGIHPKEAAEHHARLLKPLLRKALDGAGITMEDVDVIAFSQGPGLGPALRVVATAARALAIKHGKPIIGVNHCIAHVEITKMFGVKDPVGLYVSGGNTQVLALEGGRYRVFGETLDIGIGNAIDTFARELGIGFPGGPKIEKLALKGERYIELPYAVKGMDLSFSGILTEAVRKYRTGKYRIEDLAYSFQETAFSALVEVTERALAHTGKEEVVLVGGVAANNRLREMLKTMAEDRGVSFFVPPYDLCRDNGAMIAYTGLRMYLGGVRFSLEDTVVKQKFRTDEVEVVWG; this comes from the coding sequence ATGATAGCGTTAGGCATAGAGGGCACGGCCCACACCCTTGGCATAGGCATAGTTACCGAGGAGAAGGTTCTCGCCAACGTATTCCACACTCTCACCACAGAGAAGGGTGGAATCCACCCGAAGGAGGCCGCGGAGCACCACGCGAGGCTTTTGAAGCCCCTCCTCAGGAAGGCCCTCGACGGGGCAGGGATAACGATGGAGGACGTCGACGTCATAGCCTTCTCCCAGGGGCCGGGCCTAGGTCCAGCTTTGAGGGTCGTTGCGACCGCCGCGAGGGCGCTGGCGATAAAGCACGGTAAGCCCATAATAGGCGTCAACCACTGCATAGCCCACGTCGAGATAACTAAAATGTTTGGTGTTAAAGACCCCGTCGGTCTCTACGTCAGCGGGGGCAACACGCAGGTTTTAGCTCTGGAAGGCGGCCGCTACCGCGTCTTCGGCGAGACCCTCGACATAGGCATCGGCAACGCGATAGACACCTTCGCGAGGGAGCTCGGCATAGGCTTCCCCGGCGGGCCTAAAATTGAAAAGCTCGCGTTGAAGGGCGAGCGCTACATCGAGCTCCCCTACGCGGTCAAGGGAATGGACCTGAGCTTCTCAGGAATCCTCACCGAGGCCGTGAGGAAGTACAGGACGGGTAAATATCGCATCGAGGACCTGGCCTACTCCTTCCAGGAGACGGCTTTCTCGGCGCTCGTTGAGGTGACGGAGAGGGCCTTAGCGCATACGGGCAAGGAGGAGGTAGTGCTCGTCGGCGGCGTCGCGGCCAACAACCGCCTCCGCGAGATGCTGAAAACGATGGCCGAGGACAGGGGGGTTAGCTTCTTCGTTCCGCCCTACGACCTCTGCAGGGACAACGGGGCGATGATAGCGTACACGGGACTCAGAATGTACCTCGGTGGCGTTCGCTTCTCTCTGGAGGATACTGTGGTGAAGCAGAAGTTCCGCACGGACGAGGTGGAGGTAGTATGGGGCTGA
- a CDS encoding tyrosine-type recombinase/integrase, giving the protein MWQFLRFVKTGKLESGNGIKAPTKREEYVVSRRVLVEYVRALIGAGYSNSSMTKRLQAVILLLRRMGVSEVLIDVLRDPLRKVNAARKIEQEENTPDLTLEDAREFFKRLERLFHLGRLKEKQYAKALAFALLLFSTGRRVSEIVQIRVDDIDFETHSIKLSSDRTKEGKLLGIEGHKTVFMTRETEYAVKYYLELSGDEIRRRGGYLFMQPGKRSLKDTFLHKIAKKSRNLEGLGANLNFITSDGLHRFKIKYFRKLFIQGWERRAEENGMNNEKVFGAVRKLTGHRPSNDVHRTNYARISVQELWKYYRELYYDISVLTEEQKRMIGILPRKTASKPIISAGSFNRPSNTNIAINRKMALTAPVHSPEYMGLLN; this is encoded by the coding sequence GTGTGGCAGTTCCTGAGATTTGTAAAGACCGGGAAACTTGAATCAGGGAATGGAATAAAAGCCCCTACCAAGAGAGAAGAGTATGTTGTTTCACGAAGAGTTTTGGTGGAATATGTAAGGGCCCTAATTGGGGCAGGGTACTCAAACTCATCAATGACAAAAAGACTGCAAGCAGTAATTTTGCTGCTGAGAAGGATGGGAGTTTCGGAAGTGCTGATAGACGTGCTGAGAGACCCGTTGCGGAAAGTAAACGCGGCAAGAAAAATTGAGCAGGAAGAAAATACCCCGGATTTAACACTCGAAGACGCTAGGGAGTTCTTTAAAAGGCTGGAACGGCTGTTTCATCTCGGTAGATTGAAAGAAAAACAGTATGCAAAGGCACTGGCGTTTGCACTGCTGCTCTTCAGCACTGGCAGAAGAGTCAGTGAAATTGTGCAGATCAGAGTGGACGACATCGACTTCGAGACACACAGCATCAAACTATCCTCCGACCGGACAAAGGAGGGCAAACTGCTGGGAATAGAGGGTCATAAAACAGTATTCATGACCAGAGAGACAGAATATGCGGTGAAATACTATCTAGAACTCAGTGGAGATGAAATCAGAAGGCGGGGTGGATATCTCTTCATGCAACCGGGCAAGAGGAGCTTGAAGGATACGTTCCTGCACAAGATAGCGAAGAAAAGCAGAAATCTGGAGGGCCTTGGGGCAAATTTGAATTTCATTACCAGCGATGGACTTCACAGATTCAAAATCAAGTACTTCAGAAAGCTCTTCATACAGGGGTGGGAGAGGAGGGCCGAAGAGAATGGAATGAACAATGAGAAGGTGTTTGGGGCGGTCAGAAAGCTAACCGGACACAGGCCATCAAATGATGTCCACAGAACCAACTACGCCAGAATAAGCGTGCAGGAGCTCTGGAAGTACTACAGAGAGCTTTACTACGACATCAGTGTGCTCACGGAAGAGCAGAAGAGAATGATAGGGATATTACCAAGAAAAACAGCCTCTAAACCCATAATCTCTGCAGGAAGCTTCAACAGGCCTTCAAACACAAATATCGCCATCAACCGGAAGATGGCATTAACGGCTCCAGTTCACAGTCCAGAGTACATGGGTCTCTTAAATTGA